One genomic segment of Dysosmobacter sp. Marseille-Q4140 includes these proteins:
- the rapZ gene encoding RNase adapter RapZ, translating to MEILIISGLSGGGKSKAASFLEDMGFYIVDNMPAAMILKFAEFCAGVSGRYDRVALVYDVRTASSFTELFDVLDKLKSMGLCRMLFLEAAPETIIKRYKETRRRHPLRGETDSLEEAVRREREMMQPVKERADYVIDTSRTSTAQLRGELLRLFGQGEERGAMTVNVTSFGFKYGLPLEADLVLDVRFMPNPFYIQDLRPKTGLDKAVADYVFSFQQTRDFMKKLEDLLSFTLPLYAEEGKTSLTIAVGCTGGHHRSVAVTHALTDFIRQQGYSVTENHRDMSRSS from the coding sequence GTGGAAATCCTCATCATCTCCGGCCTCTCCGGCGGGGGAAAGAGCAAGGCGGCCTCCTTTCTGGAGGATATGGGCTTTTACATCGTGGACAATATGCCCGCCGCCATGATTTTGAAATTTGCGGAGTTCTGCGCCGGGGTCAGCGGCCGGTACGACCGGGTGGCCCTGGTGTACGACGTGCGCACCGCCAGCTCCTTCACGGAGCTGTTCGACGTGCTGGATAAGCTCAAATCCATGGGCCTTTGCCGGATGCTGTTCCTGGAGGCGGCGCCGGAGACCATCATCAAGCGCTACAAGGAGACCCGCCGCCGCCATCCCCTGCGGGGGGAGACGGACTCTCTGGAGGAGGCGGTCCGCCGGGAGCGGGAGATGATGCAGCCGGTGAAGGAGCGGGCGGACTATGTGATCGACACCTCCCGCACCTCCACCGCCCAGCTGCGGGGCGAGCTGCTGCGGCTGTTCGGCCAGGGGGAGGAGCGGGGCGCCATGACCGTCAACGTCACCTCCTTCGGCTTCAAGTACGGCCTGCCCCTGGAGGCGGACCTGGTGCTGGATGTGCGGTTCATGCCAAACCCCTTCTACATTCAGGACCTGCGGCCCAAGACCGGGCTGGACAAGGCGGTGGCGGACTATGTGTTCAGCTTCCAGCAGACCCGGGACTTCATGAAGAAGCTGGAGGATCTTCTCTCCTTCACATTGCCCCTGTACGCCGAGGAGGGCAAGACCTCCCTGACCATCGCCGTAGGCTGCACCGGCGGCCACCACCGCTCCGTGGCGGTGACCCACGCCCTGACGGACTTCATCCGCCAGCAGGGCTATTCTGTGACGGAAAACCACCGGGACATGTCCCGCAGCAGCTGA
- the murB gene encoding UDP-N-acetylmuramate dehydrogenase, whose protein sequence is MDWWTGFDKKMADYLPDLKIAEEEPMSRHTSFRIGGPARRMAFPTSGAQLVLLMSFAAECGSRPLVVGRGTNLLCPDEGLDRLVVETSGLSRLELGEEPDTILAESGVSLARLGEFACQQGLTGLEFAHGIPGSVGGGVCMNAGAYDGEMKQVVSGVSVLFPEEGVKFLSGEEMAFGYRRSLLTDHPEAVVLHAVFRLTPGDGEAIRQKMRTLMDRRRASQPLELPSAGSTFKRPQGHFAGTLIDQCGLKGLTVGGAQVSEKHAGFVVNRGGATCADVEALIAEIQRRVLDRTGVALEPEVKIIRN, encoded by the coding sequence ATGGATTGGTGGACTGGATTTGACAAGAAGATGGCGGACTATCTGCCGGACCTGAAGATCGCGGAGGAGGAGCCCATGAGCCGGCACACCTCCTTCCGCATCGGCGGGCCCGCCCGGCGGATGGCGTTTCCAACGTCGGGGGCCCAGCTGGTGCTGCTGATGAGCTTTGCGGCCGAGTGCGGGTCAAGGCCCCTGGTCGTCGGCCGGGGCACCAACCTCCTCTGCCCGGACGAGGGCCTGGACCGGCTGGTGGTGGAGACCTCCGGCCTTTCCCGGCTGGAGCTGGGGGAGGAGCCGGACACGATCCTGGCCGAGAGCGGCGTGTCCCTGGCCCGGCTGGGGGAGTTCGCCTGCCAGCAGGGCCTGACGGGCCTGGAATTCGCCCACGGCATCCCTGGCAGCGTGGGCGGCGGCGTGTGCATGAACGCCGGGGCCTATGACGGAGAGATGAAGCAGGTGGTCTCCGGTGTTTCGGTGCTGTTCCCGGAGGAGGGGGTCAAATTCCTCTCCGGGGAGGAGATGGCCTTCGGCTACCGCCGCAGCCTCCTCACCGACCATCCCGAGGCGGTGGTGCTCCACGCGGTGTTCCGCCTGACGCCGGGGGACGGCGAGGCCATCCGGCAGAAGATGCGGACGCTGATGGACCGCCGCCGGGCCAGCCAGCCCCTGGAACTGCCCAGCGCCGGCAGCACCTTCAAGCGGCCCCAGGGTCATTTCGCCGGGACGCTGATCGACCAGTGCGGCCTCAAGGGCCTCACCGTGGGCGGCGCCCAGGTCAGCGAGAAGCACGCGGGCTTCGTGGTCAACCGGGGCGGCGCCACCTGCGCCGACGTGGAGGCCCTGATCGCCGAGATCCAGAGACGGGTCCTGGACCGGACCGGCGTGGCCCTGGAGCCGGAAGTGAAGATCATCCGGAACTGA